Within the Streptomyces sp. NBC_00353 genome, the region TTGCGTGGCAGGGGATCCGGGAGCGAGGTGTGCCCGCCGAGGCTGATCGCCAGGTCGCGGTACCAGCTGGACACTCGACCTGCGGCGTCCAGTAGTACGAGGCGGGCTTCGGCCCGGTCCGCTTCGATGCGCTGTTCGCTGCCGCGTTGCCATAGTCCAAGCACGGCGTCGGCGGCGAGGCGCAGTCCGACGACGCCGGTGACCAGGGCGGTCATGTCGGCCAGCGGCACACGTTTCGGACCGCGTTCGGCCAGGTAGCTGCGGAAGGCGTCGTCGAGTCTTCGTGCGGCGGCGGCAGCCTGGCGTCTCTCCTGCAGTGGAGCGTCGGCTGGTGCGGGCCCGGCGCTGCAGCGGCTGACCGCGTAATCCACCGCCCCGGCCAGATACCGGGCGCTGTCCGTGTACGCCTCGGCGAGGGCCTGGTTGACGGCTGCGGCGGCGCCGCGCGGCCAGAAGAACAGGCCCACCAGGACGCTTACCGCGCAGCCGATGCCGATGTCCTGGATCCGCAGCAGTGCGATGTGCCAGTCCGGGTTCTGGTCGATGTTGAACATGATCACCAAGGTGATGGTGAAAGCCGCCTGGCCGGCGGCGAAGGAGATGGCTGAGGGGGCGATGCCGGCGATCAGTACGGCGAGCGGCAGCAGCAACCAGAGCAGGGTGCCGTGGTGGCCGATGAGATGCAGCAGTCCGGCCCCGATGAGCGAACCCGCGATCGTGCCGCCCAGGGCGCGGACCGCGTTCTGCCCGGTGTTGAGCGCGTTCGAGCGCAGCACGGAGAGGGTCCCCAGGAGTACCCAGAACGAGTGCTGAACGCTCGTCAGGTCAGCGAGGGCAACCGCGACGCCCAGGCCGACCGCTCCGCGGAGGCTGTTGTGCAGCCAGACCGAGTTCGGCCGGAGATGGGCGGCTGCCCGCTCGCGGGCCGAGGCCAGCGGTCGAGTCAGGGCGCCGGGCTCGCGGCCGAGCAGCCGATCCCGCCAGCTGCGTCGTTGGGCCGCCGCTGCCAGGTCCACGTTGTCTGCGATCTGGAGGGTTGCGAAACCCAGTTCCTGGGCGCGGAATGACAGGTCCAGGGTTTCGATGAAGGCCCGGGGCTCCCACTCCGTGCCGGCCCCGGGCGGGTGCATGGGCAGCCGGGTGGTCGCGCTGCGTTCCATGGCGGTCATGGCCTCGTGCAGGTCGACCGAGGCGGTTCGGAGCGCGTCGGGTGCGCCGTAGGGTGCGTCGAGCAGGTCGGCCGCCTGGTCCAGGACCGCGGCGGCATCCTGTCGAACGGCGTGTGCCGCGGGATCGCAGGTCGGGCGGCCGCTGTGCGGGGGACTGCTGTCGGCCACGATGGTGCTCAGCCAGGTGAGTTCGTCGACCAGGCGGACCAGGGCGCGGGAGCTGGTGGACAGTCCGGTGGGCCGGTAGGGAGTGGCGTCGAAGGCAGTACGGAGGTCGGATGCCGCTGCAACGGCCTGATCGGCGGTGTCCTTGCACTGCCGGGCGCTCGGTGCGTCAGGCTCTCCGGTCAGCCGGTAGGCGTCGGCGCGTAGTTGTGCTGCGGCGGTCCGGCAGACACGTGCGGCATGCGGACCGAGCGGGTCGGTGGCGGGCCGGGGCCACAAGAGGGAGATCGCGAGTATGGCGCCGGCCGCCGCAAGACCCGCTCCAGCGAGTCGGTCGGGCAGTTGGGACAGTGGTGCGGGCGAGGCCACCGGCAGGACGAAGGCCAACAGCAGAGCGGTGGTCGCCTCCGCGAGGACGGAGCTGACGACGCCGGAGAAGAGCACCAGGAAGCCGACCACGACGGTGATGGTGACCGCGAGCCAGGTCGTGCGGGCCACGAGCGTGCTCAGGCAGATGAGCACCGCCCAGGCCAACGCGAGCCCCAAGTGAGCGCGCAGCCGCTGCACCATCGGGCCGGTGAACTCCACCAGCAGCAGCATCGAGAACGAGCCGAAGGCTGCGAAGGTCGCCATCGTCGCGGAGTGGAGCACCTGGCTGCAGAATGCGAACAGCGCGGGCATCACCAGTGCAGTACGTGCGGCCCGGCGGGTCGCGGCCAACTCCGGATCATGGGTACGCAACCACGCAAGGGGCCGCCCGAGTCGGATGTGGCCAGGTGTCTGCATTCGCTCGCACACCTCCTGGGGCGCCCGCGTATCCCATCGATCGAGAGTATCTGCCCGGCCGGTCTGCCCGGCTCGGGGCTCGCGCAGCGTTGGGCGACGCTCCACAGGTCCGCGCGTGTCCATCCACTCGCGGTTCGGCCACCGGCCTGCCGCCGGGCGGGTGCACATCCGGCCGCGACAGGCTGCGGTCGCCCGTGTGGGGGCCGGCCGCAGTGCCACAAGCCCGCATCACCAACCCTGTTGACGCATGGTGAGACCACCATCAGCGGGGGCACGAAACGCTCTCGCCGCCGACGGTCAGCCACCCCGAACCACCTTTCAGGGGGTGGGATTTCACGAGGCGTCCCACGGCAGGCGCTCACGCGGCCCTGATATACGCTCCGCGCACCACATCGGGGCCGGGGAGAGGGACATACACGTATGCGCAGGACAAGAGGCGTAGCTGTGGCGGCGGGGGCGGCGGCGCTGACGCTCGTCACCGCGACGGGCGCGCACGCCGAGGGGCGGGGCGACATCCGGGTGACCAAGACGGTCGTCGATCACGGGACCAACGTCATCGTGGGGACGTCGAAGACCATCAGGTACCCGATCGTCATGACGATCAAGGACAACTCAGGGGTGAAGGGGGTGACACGGGTCAGCACGTACAGCTACAGCAGCGGTAGTGGGGTCGCGGAGCAGGACGGCTCCGTCACGTGCGTGAAGCAGAGCACCACGACGTCGGTCTGCACCGCGATGATGAAGATCGTCCCGGGCTGGATGCCCGGGTACTCGGCAGACGACGCCAACGTGATGGCCGGGGTGTGGATGGTGAGCGCGACGGTGAAGGCCAACGACGGTGACTACTGGCTTTCCGACAGCATCGCCTCGTACAAGGTCAAGCGCGCCGCGACCCTCGTCACCAACGCCTCGCCCGAGCCGGTGAAGAAGGGCGGCAAAATCACCGTCACCGGCAGGCTCACGCGGGCGCACTGGGAGGACCTGAAGTACTACGGGTTCACAGGGCAGGCGGTGAAGCTCCAGTTCAAGAAGGCCGGCGCCACCTCGTACACGACGGTCAAGACCGTGAAGACCGGCAGCGGCGGAAAGCTCAGCACCACCGTGACTGCGGCTTCGGCCGGCAGCTGGCGCTGGTACTTCGACGGCACGACCACGACGATGCAGGTCGCTTCGGCCGGCGACACCGTTCAGCTGAGCTGAGCTGAGCTGACGAAGGCCGAGGCATACGGCGCAAGGGGTCCGGTGTGTTCACCGGGCCCCTTGCGTACGGGGCCCCGCCATAGCCGGTGTCCTTGTCTCACAGCGGCTGGAGGGCGGCGGTTCGGGCCAACCAGAGCATTCACTGAATTCGTGGACCGCCTGGCGGAGTTGCTCACGGAACGCGCTCAGTACTCCATCCGCGGATCGTGATGGTCCGGATCGGTATCTTTGCCGTGTGCCTGAACTGATCGCGCCCACCGCCCGCCTGCACGCCGCCTGGCGCGAAGCACATGACGAGTGGGGTCCTGGCTTCCACGAGGATGGATTCGGACTGGGGCCGTCCGACGAGGTCGACTCGCCGGACGGGTTCGCGGCCTGGGTGGCGCTGCTGACTGACGAGTCGAGTCCGAAAGCAGTGGAGTCCGGCCGGGGTTGTACGTACCGATGGATCGTCGAGGGCGACCGGGTGCACGGCGGAATATCGTTGCGGCACGGGCTCAACGACTACGTGCTGCGGTTCGGCCACATCGGCTACGGCATCCGGCCGTCTTCACGTCGGCGCGGGCTGGCCACCTGGGCGCTGGGCCGGATGCTCGACGAAGCGCGGACGCTCGGCCTGGACCAGGTGCTGATCATCTGCGAAGTCGACAACCTTGCCTCGGTGAGGACCATCGAGCACCAGGGCGGCGTCCTCGAGGGCATCCGGGACACCGAACACGGCCCCGTGCGGCGGTACTGGATCAAAATCTAGTTTGTGAACTTGCCGGTGGGGGGCCGGGGTGGTCCCGTCTGCTGGGTTCCCTGCTCGGTCGCCCGCACCATGGATCTCCTGGGGGGACTGGTGGACGCCGCCGGTGCTGCGGGAGGCGTTCTACGGGATCCGGCGATTCGACGCATTCCAGGAGTCGCTGGGAATCGCGCGCAACACACTCAACGACAGGTTGCGGCGGCTGGTGGACGAGGGACGGGCGTCGGCCGGGACGGTGGAGGTCGATGCCCGCGCGTGAGAGCGGGCACACCGCAAGCCGCTCGCTGCGGGACTGATCGGGAGCTCGACAGCGAAGGGAACTCCCCGGCTCGGCCCACCCGGTCCTCGTCCCTCAGGTCAAGGATCAAGTCAGACCCTCGTTCCGGTCGGCAGGACGGCACGGGCGATGCCGGTGAGGTTCCCCTGCAGGACAAGGATCTCCCTCCGGTTCGATCCATCGAGGTCGGCCGCGTAGACGTTCCCGGCCAGGTCGGTCACGTACATGCGGCCGTCGTCCGGATCGAGGGCGAGGCCGATGCCTTCCATCAGGTGGGTCAACAGGATCTCGGGCGTCCGCCGCCCGTCCGGCGGGTCCATCGGCGAGCGGTTCACGCTGTTGCCCCGCGGCGGGTCCCCGCGATCCGTCCAGTACAGCGTGCGCTCCGCGAGGTCGAGCGCGAGGTCGATCGGCTCCGGCAGCCCCTCGAACAGCACCTCGATGTCGCCGCGCTCGGCCGTGCTGTCCCCGGCGGGCAGGTCGACTCCGGCCCGTAGGATCTTCCCGAGCCCCGCGTCACTCGGGCCCTTCTGCGTCCAGTAGAGGTGTCCGCCCACGGGGTCGACGGCGACTCCCACGCACCATCTGGTCTCGTCGCGACGGTCGTCCTCGCCCTGTCCCGTCTGCACGAGGGTTTCGACGTTCGAGCCGTCGAGGTCGCAGCGCATCACGCGCATGCCCTCACGATCACCCCAGTACAGC harbors:
- a CDS encoding YncE family protein; the protein is MTRRQEKLFVLEASGGGRLFSVNPDGSDKKVVVTGCRVPDGVAVDVMAGHIYWTNMGLPPANDGSIERVDLDGGNRTTIVPSGVTYTPKQLHLEAAGRKLYWGDREGMRVMRCDLDGSNVETLVQTGQGEDDRRDETRWCVGVAVDPVGGHLYWTQKGPSDAGLGKILRAGVDLPAGDSTAERGDIEVLFEGLPEPIDLALDLAERTLYWTDRGDPPRGNSVNRSPMDPPDGRRTPEILLTHLMEGIGLALDPDDGRMYVTDLAGNVYAADLDGSNRREILVLQGNLTGIARAVLPTGTRV
- a CDS encoding GNAT family N-acetyltransferase, encoding MPELIAPTARLHAAWREAHDEWGPGFHEDGFGLGPSDEVDSPDGFAAWVALLTDESSPKAVESGRGCTYRWIVEGDRVHGGISLRHGLNDYVLRFGHIGYGIRPSSRRRGLATWALGRMLDEARTLGLDQVLIICEVDNLASVRTIEHQGGVLEGIRDTEHGPVRRYWIKI
- a CDS encoding FUSC family protein, with translation MAATRRAARTALVMPALFAFCSQVLHSATMATFAAFGSFSMLLLVEFTGPMVQRLRAHLGLALAWAVLICLSTLVARTTWLAVTITVVVGFLVLFSGVVSSVLAEATTALLLAFVLPVASPAPLSQLPDRLAGAGLAAAGAILAISLLWPRPATDPLGPHAARVCRTAAAQLRADAYRLTGEPDAPSARQCKDTADQAVAAASDLRTAFDATPYRPTGLSTSSRALVRLVDELTWLSTIVADSSPPHSGRPTCDPAAHAVRQDAAAVLDQAADLLDAPYGAPDALRTASVDLHEAMTAMERSATTRLPMHPPGAGTEWEPRAFIETLDLSFRAQELGFATLQIADNVDLAAAAQRRSWRDRLLGREPGALTRPLASARERAAAHLRPNSVWLHNSLRGAVGLGVAVALADLTSVQHSFWVLLGTLSVLRSNALNTGQNAVRALGGTIAGSLIGAGLLHLIGHHGTLLWLLLPLAVLIAGIAPSAISFAAGQAAFTITLVIMFNIDQNPDWHIALLRIQDIGIGCAVSVLVGLFFWPRGAAAAVNQALAEAYTDSARYLAGAVDYAVSRCSAGPAPADAPLQERRQAAAAARRLDDAFRSYLAERGPKRVPLADMTALVTGVVGLRLAADAVLGLWQRGSEQRIEADRAEARLVLLDAAGRVSSWYRDLAISLGGHTSLPDPLPRNPAAEARLVESLRHDLRDENGLATATAVRIIWTADHLNAARRLQPILAAAARPGSPS
- a CDS encoding winged helix-turn-helix transcriptional regulator; translation: MLREAFYGIRRFDAFQESLGIARNTLNDRLRRLVDEGRASAGTVEVDARA